The proteins below come from a single Epinephelus moara isolate mb chromosome 19, YSFRI_EMoa_1.0, whole genome shotgun sequence genomic window:
- the cdh31 gene encoding cadherin-3: protein MSVTDGDEPHSLAWNAKFTIVDGDPGGLFNVTTGSNKHEGIIATAKGLDFERSSKHILLIAVENEVPFATPLPTATATVVVNVQDVSEAPDPIQKQMSKREDHAVDSDVRT from the exons ATGTCAGTAACAGATGGTGATGAGCCACATTCCCTAGCCTGGAACGCCAAGTTCACAATTGTCGATGGTGATCCTGGAGGACTTTTCAATGTGACAACAGGAAGTAACAAACATGAAGGAATCATTGCTACTGCCAAG GGTCTTGACTTTGAGAGGAGCAGCAAGCACATTCTGTTGATTGCAGTGGAGAACGAGGTTCCTTTTGCTACTCCGCTGCCCACTGCCACCGCCACAGTGGTGGTAAATGTGCAGGACGTCAGTGAAGCGCCCGATCCAATACAGAAGCAAATGTCAAAACGGGAGGATCATGCTGTTGACAGTGATGTGCG AACCTGA